A genomic segment from Flavobacterium inviolabile encodes:
- the recQ gene encoding DNA helicase RecQ, which produces MKLTEIDLHKELKKYFGFNQFKGLQEDVVRSIITGNNTFVIMPTGGGKSLCYQLPALVLGGTAIVVSPLIALMKNQVDAIRSLSSEAGIAHVLNSSLTKTEINQVKKDITSGLTKLLYVAPESLTKEEYVNFLREVPLSFVAIDEAHCISEWGHDFRPEYRNLRNIIKQLGDIPIIGLTATATPKVQEDILKNLDMTDANTFKASFNRPNLFYEVRTKTKNVESDIIRFIKQHKGKSGVIYCLSRKKVEEIAQVLQVNGVSAVPYHAGLDAKTRAKHQDMFLMEDVEVVVATIAFGMGIDKPDVRYVIHHDIPKSLESYYQETGRAGRDGGEGHCLAYYSYKDIEKLEKFMSGKPVAEQEIGFALLQEVVAYAETSMSRRKFLLHYFGEEFDEVNGEGADMDDNVRNPKKKVEAQDQVVTLLEVVRDTKQLYKSKEVIFTLIGKINATIKAHKTDAQKFFGKGKDFEEKYWMALIRQVLVDGLLSKDIETYGVLKLTRKGEEFIQKPVSFMMSEDHEYNETEDEAIVTSAKSTGTADEALMAMLKDLRKKVAKKIGVPPFVVFQDPSLEDMSLKYPVNLEELGNVHGVGEGKAKKYGKEFVELIARYVEDNDIVRPDDLVVKSTGANSALKLYIIQNIDRKLSLNDIAAAKGLDMDTLLKEMEQIVYSGTKLNIKYWVDEILDDDQQEEIHEYFMESESDNIKDALKEFDGDYDTEELRLMRIKFISEVAN; this is translated from the coding sequence ATGAAACTAACCGAAATTGACTTGCATAAAGAGTTAAAAAAATATTTTGGTTTTAACCAATTCAAAGGTTTACAAGAAGATGTTGTTCGAAGTATTATTACGGGTAACAACACTTTTGTTATTATGCCTACCGGTGGCGGGAAGTCCCTATGTTACCAACTGCCGGCATTAGTACTGGGTGGAACCGCTATTGTAGTTTCGCCTCTAATTGCATTAATGAAGAATCAGGTTGATGCTATCCGAAGCTTATCCTCAGAAGCCGGAATTGCACACGTTTTGAACTCCTCATTAACAAAAACTGAAATTAATCAGGTAAAAAAAGACATTACTTCCGGGCTGACAAAACTATTGTATGTCGCACCGGAATCTTTAACAAAAGAAGAATATGTAAACTTTTTACGTGAAGTACCGCTTTCTTTTGTAGCTATCGATGAAGCACACTGTATTTCCGAATGGGGACACGATTTCCGTCCGGAATACCGCAACCTTCGAAATATCATCAAACAATTGGGTGACATTCCGATTATCGGATTGACTGCTACGGCAACGCCTAAAGTACAGGAAGATATTTTAAAGAATCTGGACATGACCGATGCCAATACTTTTAAAGCATCGTTTAACCGTCCGAACTTATTCTATGAAGTACGCACCAAAACGAAAAATGTCGAATCCGATATTATTCGTTTCATCAAGCAGCACAAAGGGAAATCCGGTGTAATTTACTGTTTAAGCCGTAAAAAAGTTGAAGAAATAGCACAGGTGCTACAGGTAAACGGAGTGAGTGCCGTTCCTTACCATGCCGGATTGGATGCTAAAACCAGAGCAAAACACCAGGACATGTTCCTGATGGAAGATGTGGAAGTGGTGGTCGCAACCATCGCATTCGGAATGGGAATTGACAAGCCGGATGTGCGCTATGTTATTCACCATGATATTCCGAAGTCACTGGAAAGTTACTACCAGGAAACCGGTAGAGCCGGACGTGACGGAGGAGAAGGACACTGCCTTGCCTATTACTCGTATAAAGACATTGAGAAACTGGAAAAATTTATGTCCGGTAAACCTGTGGCCGAACAGGAAATCGGGTTCGCGCTGTTGCAGGAAGTAGTCGCTTATGCGGAAACATCAATGTCCCGTCGTAAATTTTTACTGCATTATTTCGGTGAGGAATTTGATGAAGTAAATGGCGAAGGGGCCGATATGGATGATAATGTCCGCAATCCGAAGAAAAAAGTAGAAGCGCAGGATCAGGTGGTTACTTTGCTGGAAGTAGTTCGTGATACCAAGCAGCTGTATAAATCCAAAGAAGTGATCTTTACGTTGATTGGTAAGATCAATGCGACAATTAAAGCACACAAAACGGATGCTCAGAAATTTTTCGGAAAAGGAAAAGACTTTGAAGAAAAATACTGGATGGCTTTAATCCGCCAGGTATTGGTTGATGGATTGCTGTCGAAAGATATTGAAACCTACGGTGTTTTAAAGCTGACCAGAAAAGGAGAGGAATTTATTCAGAAACCGGTTTCGTTTATGATGTCGGAAGATCATGAATATAACGAAACGGAGGATGAGGCAATTGTTACATCGGCAAAATCGACCGGAACGGCCGATGAAGCTTTGATGGCAATGCTTAAAGACCTGCGAAAAAAAGTAGCCAAGAAAATCGGGGTTCCACCTTTTGTTGTTTTTCAGGATCCGTCACTCGAAGACATGTCGTTAAAATATCCTGTTAATCTGGAAGAATTAGGAAATGTCCACGGTGTAGGTGAAGGTAAAGCTAAAAAATACGGAAAAGAGTTTGTTGAACTTATTGCCCGTTATGTTGAAGATAACGACATTGTTCGTCCGGATGATCTTGTTGTAAAATCTACCGGGGCTAATTCGGCTTTAAAGCTGTACATTATTCAGAATATTGACCGGAAATTGTCGTTAAACGATATTGCTGCGGCAAAAGGACTGGATATGGATACCCTGCTTAAAGAAATGGAACAGATTGTTTATTCGGGAACGAAATTAAATATCAAATACTGGGTAGATGAAATACTGGATGACGACCAGCAGGAAGAAATCCACGAGTATTTTATGGAATCCGAATCGGATAATATTAAAGATGCCTTAAAAGAATTTGACGGCGATTACGATACCGAAGAATTGCGACTGATGCGCATTAAGTTTATCAGTGAGGTAGCAAACTAA
- a CDS encoding NAD(P)/FAD-dependent oxidoreductase: protein MPRELQIQVTPEIAANSALLTEHIAKLMHTGVAEIQHVSVLKRSIDARQKAIKINLKVTVFFQGENFSETKIQLPEYKNVTNAQEVIVVGAGPAGLFAALQLIELGLKPILIERGKDVRGRRRDLKAINRDHIVNEDSNYCFGEGGAGTYSDGKLYTRSKKRGDVNRILELLVAYGASPEILVEAHPHIGTNKLPQIIQDIREKIIEHGGQVLFETRVKDILIKNNEVYGVETHTGTQILAPKIILATGHSARDIFELLDRKKVFIEAKPFALGVRAEHPQTLIDSIQYSCDFRGEFLPPAPYSIVKQVNGRGMYSFCMCPGGVIAPCATSPGEVVTNGWSPSKRDQETANSGIVVELKLEDFQPFAKFGALAGMEFQKAIEQKAWQVAGGTQKVPAQRMVDFTQHKISDSIPKTSYVPGTTSVELGEVFPGFLTQTMREGFVAFGKSMRGYLTNEAILHAPESRTSSPVRIPRDNDTLEHVQIKGLYPCGEGAGYAGGIISAAIDGEKCAQKAAESLH, encoded by the coding sequence ATGCCAAGAGAATTACAAATACAGGTTACGCCGGAAATAGCGGCAAACAGCGCTTTACTGACCGAGCATATCGCGAAATTAATGCACACAGGTGTTGCGGAAATCCAACATGTTTCGGTATTGAAACGCTCCATCGATGCGCGCCAGAAAGCGATTAAGATTAACTTAAAAGTAACTGTTTTTTTTCAGGGCGAAAATTTTAGTGAAACAAAAATACAGCTGCCGGAATATAAAAATGTAACCAATGCGCAGGAAGTAATTGTTGTGGGAGCCGGACCAGCCGGACTTTTCGCAGCCTTGCAGTTAATCGAGTTGGGCTTAAAACCGATCCTGATTGAAAGAGGAAAAGATGTTCGTGGCAGACGTCGTGACTTAAAAGCAATCAACAGGGATCACATTGTAAATGAAGATTCGAATTATTGTTTTGGAGAAGGCGGTGCCGGAACCTATTCTGACGGGAAACTGTATACCCGGTCTAAAAAAAGAGGGGACGTAAACCGTATTCTGGAATTATTGGTGGCCTATGGCGCTTCTCCGGAAATTTTGGTTGAAGCACATCCGCATATCGGAACCAACAAACTGCCGCAGATCATTCAGGATATCCGCGAGAAAATTATTGAACATGGCGGACAGGTTTTGTTTGAAACCCGGGTAAAAGATATCCTGATTAAAAATAATGAGGTTTATGGTGTGGAAACCCATACCGGAACACAGATTTTAGCTCCGAAAATAATATTGGCAACCGGACATTCGGCCCGTGATATCTTTGAACTGTTAGACCGTAAAAAAGTTTTTATAGAAGCCAAACCGTTTGCTTTAGGAGTTCGGGCAGAACACCCGCAAACATTAATCGACAGTATTCAGTACTCCTGCGATTTCAGAGGAGAATTTTTACCGCCGGCACCTTATTCTATTGTGAAGCAGGTTAACGGACGCGGTATGTATTCGTTCTGTATGTGTCCGGGAGGTGTAATCGCTCCCTGTGCAACAAGTCCGGGAGAAGTGGTTACAAACGGATGGTCGCCTTCCAAACGCGATCAGGAAACGGCAAATTCCGGTATTGTAGTAGAATTAAAATTGGAAGACTTTCAGCCATTTGCCAAATTCGGTGCTTTGGCAGGAATGGAATTTCAAAAAGCAATTGAACAAAAAGCCTGGCAGGTGGCGGGCGGTACTCAAAAAGTTCCGGCACAGCGAATGGTGGATTTTACGCAGCATAAAATATCGGATTCCATTCCGAAAACATCCTACGTACCGGGAACAACATCGGTAGAATTAGGAGAAGTATTTCCGGGATTCCTAACGCAGACAATGCGGGAAGGTTTTGTCGCATTCGGAAAATCAATGCGGGGCTATCTGACAAACGAAGCAATTTTACATGCACCGGAAAGCCGTACGTCCTCACCGGTTCGTATTCCGCGTGACAATGACACGCTGGAACATGTGCAGATTAAAGGATTGTATCCCTGCGGTGAAGGAGCGGGTTATGCCGGCGGGATTATTTCGGCTGCTATCGACGGCGAGAAATGCGCACAGAAAGCAGCGGAAAGTTTGCATTAG
- a CDS encoding S41 family peptidase — translation MKNILCSFLILTLLIGCDKKEPAASPEVQAYINEVVTLLKAKSVNRKNIDWDKFKASVLKHAEKAVSIQDAYPSVEYAVTQLHDHHSYFAAANNNEDSEKAPPTLTDETVPSDIGYIRIPYCMGDEDQLEAYRNKVLEQLKERDKANLKGWIVDLRGNFGGNMSPMLTGIAPVLGNGIVGYFIDPDNNAEPWICKDGKVLYGTTTIEDIHEFYSLKKANPYVAVLTDSLTASSGEAVAVAFKGRPKTRSFGTKTFGVSSSNEVYILSDGARINLTVSTFADRNKQKYGSSIIPDQKCAPEKTLEEAVKWLQKNN, via the coding sequence ATGAAAAACATACTCTGCTCCTTTTTAATACTGACATTACTTATCGGGTGCGATAAAAAAGAACCGGCAGCTTCCCCGGAAGTACAGGCCTATATTAACGAGGTCGTTACTTTATTAAAAGCAAAATCCGTTAACCGGAAAAACATTGACTGGGATAAATTCAAAGCTTCCGTTTTAAAGCATGCCGAAAAAGCCGTCAGCATACAGGATGCTTATCCGTCTGTTGAATATGCCGTTACCCAGCTGCATGACCATCACAGTTATTTTGCTGCGGCAAATAATAATGAGGACAGCGAAAAAGCGCCGCCCACTTTAACCGACGAAACCGTTCCGTCCGATATTGGCTATATCCGAATCCCTTACTGTATGGGTGATGAAGATCAGCTTGAAGCGTATCGCAACAAGGTACTGGAACAGCTGAAAGAGCGGGATAAAGCTAATTTAAAAGGCTGGATTGTTGACTTAAGAGGAAATTTCGGAGGCAATATGAGTCCGATGTTAACCGGTATTGCTCCGGTATTAGGCAACGGAATCGTTGGCTATTTCATTGATCCGGACAATAATGCAGAACCCTGGATCTGTAAAGACGGAAAAGTACTTTACGGTACAACGACAATTGAAGATATACACGAATTTTATTCCCTGAAAAAAGCAAACCCTTATGTAGCGGTATTAACCGATTCGCTAACCGCCAGCTCCGGAGAAGCAGTCGCGGTAGCCTTTAAAGGCAGACCAAAAACCAGAAGTTTTGGAACCAAAACTTTTGGTGTTTCCTCGTCAAATGAAGTGTACATTCTTTCCGATGGTGCCAGAATCAACCTTACGGTAAGCACCTTTGCCGACAGAAATAAGCAAAAATACGGCAGTTCAATAATTCCGGACCAAAAGTGCGCCCCGGAAAAAACACTGGAAGAAGCTGTAAAATGGCTTCAGAAAAACAATTAA
- the idi gene encoding isopentenyl-diphosphate Delta-isomerase — protein MTEERVILVNEKDEQIGLMPKMEAHEKAVLHRAFSVFILNADNEIMLQQRAQHKYHSPLLWTNTCCSHQREGETNIQAGVRRLREEMGFTAELKELFSFIYKAPFDNGLTEHELDHVMIGYYNAAPEINPEEVESWKWMSIEAVKEDMEVHPDIYTVWFKIIFDKFYHYLEAHKV, from the coding sequence ATGACAGAAGAAAGAGTAATATTAGTTAACGAAAAGGATGAACAAATTGGCTTAATGCCAAAAATGGAAGCACATGAAAAGGCAGTATTGCACCGTGCTTTTTCGGTTTTTATATTGAATGCTGATAATGAAATCATGCTGCAGCAACGGGCGCAGCACAAATACCATTCTCCTTTGCTGTGGACCAATACCTGTTGCAGTCATCAGAGAGAAGGAGAAACCAATATTCAGGCAGGTGTAAGAAGACTGCGTGAAGAAATGGGATTCACCGCTGAGTTAAAAGAATTGTTTTCGTTTATTTATAAGGCACCTTTCGATAATGGACTGACAGAACATGAGCTTGACCATGTAATGATCGGTTACTACAATGCAGCACCCGAGATCAATCCGGAAGAAGTGGAAAGCTGGAAATGGATGTCCATTGAAGCGGTAAAAGAAGATATGGAAGTACATCCGGATATCTATACGGTATGGTTCAAAATAATTTTTGACAAGTTTTATCACTATTTAGAAGCTCATAAAGTTTAA
- a CDS encoding 6-pyruvoyl trahydropterin synthase family protein, with amino-acid sequence MKVTVSRKAHFNAAHRLYRKDWTFEKNQAVFGKCNNPNYHGHNYELIVSVTGEIDPETGYVMDLGDLAAIIRNEIEDKFDHKNLNMDVPEFADLNPTAENIVVVIWNKIRAKIASDKELEVVLYETPRNFVTYKGS; translated from the coding sequence ATGAAAGTTACTGTAAGCCGAAAAGCCCATTTTAATGCTGCACACCGTCTGTATCGCAAAGATTGGACTTTTGAGAAAAATCAGGCAGTTTTTGGGAAATGCAACAATCCTAATTATCACGGGCATAACTATGAACTGATTGTGAGTGTGACCGGAGAAATTGATCCGGAAACCGGATATGTAATGGATCTGGGGGATTTAGCTGCGATTATCCGGAATGAGATAGAAGATAAATTCGATCATAAGAACCTTAATATGGATGTGCCGGAATTTGCGGATTTAAACCCGACGGCAGAAAATATTGTGGTTGTTATCTGGAATAAGATCAGGGCAAAAATTGCTTCAGACAAGGAACTGGAGGTTGTTTTGTATGAAACACCCAGAAATTTTGTAACCTATAAAGGATCGTGA
- a CDS encoding peroxiredoxin: MRLKTGDKIPDFQATDAQGAVFNMASLLGKKPLVIYFYPKDNTPGCTKEACGFRDLYEDFTALGAEVIGISGDSSASHQKFADQYRLPFILLSDKGKHIRNLFGVPTNLLGLLPGRVTYVADSDGIIRFVFNSMNATQHMPKALEAVKAMKG; encoded by the coding sequence ATGCGTTTAAAAACAGGAGATAAAATACCGGACTTTCAGGCGACAGATGCGCAGGGTGCCGTTTTTAATATGGCTTCTCTTTTAGGGAAGAAACCATTGGTGATTTATTTTTACCCAAAAGACAATACGCCCGGCTGTACCAAAGAAGCCTGCGGATTCCGGGATTTATACGAAGATTTTACGGCTTTGGGCGCCGAAGTAATCGGGATTAGCGGCGATAGCAGTGCTTCTCATCAAAAATTTGCAGACCAGTACCGGCTGCCGTTTATACTATTGTCTGATAAAGGAAAACATATCCGGAATCTTTTCGGAGTGCCGACTAATTTATTAGGACTGCTGCCGGGAAGAGTAACGTATGTTGCGGATAGTGACGGAATAATCCGCTTTGTCTTTAACAGTATGAATGCAACGCAGCACATGCCAAAAGCTTTGGAAGCGGTAAAGGCAATGAAAGGATAA
- a CDS encoding type I phosphomannose isomerase catalytic subunit has product MTVNWYPLIFNPILKDRIWGGTKLYSLLHKEIISETTGESWEISTVPGDISTVKNGALAGKNINELLALQPEALLGRKVYGKFGNEFPLLFKFLDAKEDLSIQVHPNDALAKIRHNSFGKTEMWYVMQADEDSRIIIGFEEPSSSEEYVHHLENKTLTKILKEIKVKKGDAFFLETGTIHAIGAGIVIAEIQQTSDITYRVYDWDRVDANGHSRELHIDLALEAIDYSAGNAQIAYAKENNKSNLVIDCPYFTTNYIPLDGVLSFAKNGDSFTVLVCTEGDFSIHIPDTAEKTDFKKGDTVLIPAVITDFEISGQASLLEIFIS; this is encoded by the coding sequence ATGACGGTAAATTGGTATCCACTTATTTTTAACCCCATTTTGAAAGACAGAATTTGGGGAGGAACCAAATTATATTCGTTACTTCATAAAGAGATTATTTCCGAAACTACCGGCGAAAGCTGGGAAATCTCAACTGTTCCCGGAGATATCAGTACCGTTAAAAACGGAGCCTTAGCCGGAAAAAACATTAATGAACTTTTAGCCTTACAGCCGGAAGCATTACTGGGTAGAAAAGTGTACGGAAAATTCGGTAATGAATTTCCGTTGTTATTCAAGTTTCTGGATGCTAAGGAAGATTTGTCCATTCAGGTACATCCCAATGATGCATTAGCGAAAATCAGGCATAATTCTTTCGGGAAAACCGAAATGTGGTATGTTATGCAGGCCGATGAAGATTCCCGGATCATAATCGGTTTTGAAGAACCTTCATCGTCGGAAGAATATGTGCACCATCTGGAAAATAAAACGTTGACCAAAATACTAAAAGAAATTAAGGTTAAAAAAGGCGATGCATTCTTTCTGGAAACCGGAACGATCCATGCCATTGGTGCCGGAATTGTCATTGCCGAAATTCAGCAGACTTCCGATATTACCTACCGGGTTTATGACTGGGACAGGGTAGATGCAAACGGGCATTCAAGAGAGCTGCATATTGACCTGGCATTGGAAGCCATCGATTATTCGGCAGGTAATGCACAGATTGCTTATGCAAAAGAAAACAACAAGTCCAATCTGGTAATAGATTGTCCTTACTTTACTACAAATTATATTCCTTTGGATGGAGTGCTGTCCTTTGCTAAAAACGGAGATTCTTTTACCGTTTTGGTGTGTACGGAAGGTGATTTCTCGATTCATATTCCGGATACGGCTGAAAAAACCGACTTTAAAAAAGGAGATACCGTTTTAATTCCTGCGGTTATTACCGATTTTGAAATTTCAGGACAGGCTTCGCTGTTAGAAATATTCATTTCATAA
- a CDS encoding DUF4369 domain-containing protein encodes MKKTLIALFSLALLTACNKENESANNLHLTGTVNGLKQGKLYLKKIVDTSFVTIDSFLIKGNSNFESNLKIDSPEMYYLFLDRGTSNSIDNSLMFFAEPGEMKITTDLKEFYAKAKVTGSKNNELYEDYKKIKSRFTDEENKVLSLSLYAQKFNKTKMMDSLNERNEKLIIRRYLDAVNFAVNNAKYEVAPYIALTDIYDTNLKYMDTIQKSLSPEVAQSHYGKMLKEFIAKRKQQEQTPQ; translated from the coding sequence ATGAAAAAAACACTTATAGCCTTATTTTCGCTGGCCTTATTAACCGCTTGTAATAAAGAGAACGAATCAGCAAACAACCTTCATCTTACAGGAACAGTTAACGGATTAAAGCAGGGTAAACTATACTTAAAAAAAATCGTTGACACTTCATTTGTAACGATCGACAGTTTCCTGATTAAAGGAAATTCCAATTTTGAGAGCAACTTAAAAATTGATTCTCCGGAAATGTACTACCTGTTCCTGGATCGCGGTACTTCCAATTCTATCGACAACAGCCTTATGTTTTTTGCAGAACCGGGTGAAATGAAGATTACGACCGACTTAAAAGAGTTTTACGCAAAAGCAAAAGTTACAGGCTCAAAAAACAACGAACTATACGAAGACTACAAAAAAATAAAATCACGCTTTACAGACGAAGAAAACAAGGTTTTAAGCCTAAGTCTTTATGCGCAGAAGTTCAACAAAACAAAAATGATGGACAGCCTGAACGAGCGTAACGAAAAGCTAATCATCCGACGTTATCTGGATGCGGTGAATTTTGCGGTAAACAATGCCAAATATGAAGTAGCACCTTATATTGCCCTGACGGATATTTACGATACCAATCTGAAATATATGGATACCATTCAGAAATCGTTATCGCCTGAGGTGGCTCAATCCCATTATGGTAAAATGCTAAAAGAGTTTATTGCGAAAAGAAAACAGCAGGAACAAACTCCACAATAA
- a CDS encoding M61 family metallopeptidase, which produces MKKLICTLALAVMVMSCKTTQEKTSATTINEVKVAIDLKNVTDDKVMVTITPPTFTTETATFHIPKIIPGTYSEDDYGKFIDNFKALDANGNALAVSKTDDNTWQISNAKALAKVTYLVNDTYDVEGTHDIFSPAGTNIAANENFMLNTHGFVGYFQGKNEIPYTVTVSHPATLWGATSLVDNDPSNEVDVFHTPRYAELVDSPIMYSKPDYTTFNVDGMDILISVYSPNGTYTAKDITPEMETMMRAQKKFLGPVNSTKKYSVLLYLSDMKKPDAKGFGALEHTTSTTVVMPEMMPKAQLLEQLKDVVSHEFFHIVTPLSIHSKEIQYFDYNTPKMSEHLWMYEGVTEYFANLFQVNQGLITEDEFYNRMAEKIEASTRFNDKMPFTNMSKNILDKQYKDSYYNVYLKGALIAMCIDIQMRESSNGARGILSLMQALSNEYGNNKPFNDEDLFAKITALTYPEIGAFLNKYVAGDTPIPYNDYFAKVGVIKGSVKKPANPFLKGDMPYITVNPATKEIMIPPGMELNGFMKKIGLKNDDTLLAINGTAYNLDNIYELIMSSMDWKENDPITIKIKRNNKEQTLKGKVTLTMEDVEGLHFTDNSKAKIKEAWLKG; this is translated from the coding sequence ATGAAGAAACTTATCTGTACATTGGCACTGGCAGTGATGGTTATGAGCTGTAAAACAACTCAGGAAAAAACATCCGCTACCACTATAAACGAGGTAAAAGTTGCCATTGACCTTAAAAATGTAACGGATGACAAAGTAATGGTAACCATTACTCCTCCAACCTTTACTACAGAAACAGCAACATTCCATATCCCAAAAATTATCCCGGGTACTTATTCGGAAGACGATTATGGTAAGTTTATTGACAATTTCAAAGCACTTGATGCAAACGGAAATGCACTTGCCGTTTCTAAAACAGATGACAATACCTGGCAGATATCCAATGCAAAAGCCCTGGCAAAAGTAACGTATCTCGTTAACGATACTTATGATGTGGAAGGAACGCATGATATCTTTTCACCAGCCGGTACCAATATTGCGGCTAACGAAAACTTCATGCTGAACACGCATGGTTTTGTAGGATACTTTCAGGGGAAAAACGAAATCCCGTACACGGTAACCGTTTCCCATCCGGCAACATTATGGGGTGCTACATCTTTAGTTGACAATGATCCGAGCAATGAAGTGGATGTTTTCCACACGCCAAGATATGCCGAACTGGTTGACAGCCCGATCATGTATTCCAAACCGGATTATACCACATTCAATGTGGACGGTATGGATATCCTGATCAGCGTATATTCGCCAAACGGAACTTATACGGCAAAAGACATCACTCCGGAAATGGAAACAATGATGCGTGCGCAGAAAAAATTCTTAGGTCCGGTAAACAGCACTAAAAAATACAGTGTGTTGCTGTATTTATCCGATATGAAAAAACCGGATGCCAAAGGATTCGGAGCTTTGGAGCACACCACTTCCACAACCGTTGTTATGCCGGAAATGATGCCTAAAGCACAGCTTTTAGAACAATTGAAAGATGTGGTTTCCCACGAATTTTTCCATATCGTTACACCATTAAGCATTCACTCCAAAGAAATCCAGTATTTCGATTACAATACTCCAAAAATGTCCGAACACTTATGGATGTATGAAGGAGTTACCGAATATTTTGCAAACCTGTTCCAGGTAAACCAGGGCTTAATCACAGAAGACGAATTCTACAACAGAATGGCGGAAAAAATTGAAGCATCAACCCGTTTCAACGACAAAATGCCGTTTACAAACATGAGCAAGAACATCCTGGACAAACAATATAAAGATTCGTATTATAATGTTTATCTGAAAGGAGCGCTGATTGCGATGTGCATTGACATTCAAATGAGAGAAAGCAGCAACGGAGCAAGAGGAATCTTAAGCTTAATGCAGGCACTATCGAACGAATACGGTAACAACAAACCGTTTAACGATGAAGATCTTTTTGCTAAAATTACCGCATTAACCTATCCGGAAATCGGTGCATTCCTAAACAAATATGTAGCCGGTGATACTCCGATTCCTTATAACGACTATTTTGCCAAAGTGGGTGTTATCAAAGGAAGCGTTAAAAAACCAGCCAATCCGTTCTTAAAAGGTGATATGCCTTATATCACGGTAAACCCTGCGACAAAAGAAATTATGATACCGCCGGGAATGGAACTAAACGGTTTCATGAAAAAAATTGGTCTTAAAAACGACGATACCCTCTTAGCGATTAACGGTACCGCTTATAATCTGGATAACATTTATGAGCTGATCATGTCCAGCATGGATTGGAAAGAAAACGACCCGATCACGATTAAAATAAAACGCAACAACAAGGAACAGACTTTAAAAGGAAAAGTAACCTTAACCATGGAAGATGTGGAAGGATTACACTTTACAGACAACAGTAAAGCAAAAATCAAAGAAGCCTGGTTAAAAGGATAA